One part of the Halobacteria archaeon AArc-dxtr1 genome encodes these proteins:
- a CDS encoding dodecin family protein, giving the protein MVYKKITLIGTSTESFDAAADDAIDRAEATLQNVYWVEVDELGVELASVDDREYQAEVTVAFELEE; this is encoded by the coding sequence ATGGTCTATAAGAAGATCACGCTCATCGGTACCAGCACGGAGAGCTTCGACGCCGCGGCTGACGACGCAATCGACCGGGCAGAAGCGACCCTCCAGAACGTCTACTGGGTCGAGGTCGACGAACTCGGCGTCGAACTCGCGAGCGTCGACGACCGGGAGTATCAGGCGGAAGTCACCGTCGCGTTCGAACTCGAAGAGTAG
- a CDS encoding iron-sulfur cluster assembly accessory protein, with the protein MSTDTATDGETRPRIEVTPDAAEQARSLLEGEGLDVSKAGLRLFVQQGGCAGLSYGMRFDDEPDEDDTIYEHHELRIFVDPASLKYIEGSVLDYESGLQAEGFHVENPNVVSECGCGESFRT; encoded by the coding sequence ATGAGCACCGACACCGCAACCGACGGGGAGACGCGTCCCAGAATCGAGGTCACGCCGGACGCGGCCGAGCAAGCCCGCTCGCTACTCGAGGGAGAGGGACTCGACGTCTCGAAGGCAGGGCTCCGGCTGTTCGTCCAGCAAGGCGGCTGCGCCGGGCTCTCCTACGGCATGCGATTCGACGACGAACCCGACGAAGACGACACGATCTACGAGCACCACGAGCTGCGCATCTTCGTCGATCCGGCGAGTCTCAAATATATCGAGGGCAGCGTCCTCGACTACGAGAGCGGGCTTCAAGCGGAGGGATTCCACGTCGAGAATCCCAACGTCGTCAGCGAGTGTGGCTGTGGCGAGTCGTTCCGAACCTAA
- the hisD gene encoding histidinol dehydrogenase, with protein sequence MNLQVREVPDLGPDERVALFERDAGIDAVREDVRGIVDRVREEGDVAVREFCEEFDDVTVGNLNITDECERAHEGLDDEMLTAIRTAAQNVREFHKEQVPEDWRREFSPGRELGRRFRPIDRVGVYVPGGAAAYPSSAIMGVVPAVVAGVEHVSVVTPPAEEISDVTLAAIHEAGADAVYSVGGAQAIAALAYGTESITRVQKIVGPGNRWVTAAKAEVRGDVEIDFLAGPSEIVTVADETAPPALVAADLLAQAEHDPNSPVIAITDDRDTAESLVAELEARAPNCERAEIVCESLDNDASGVFLARSMSEAILFTEEYAPEHLSIVAEDEEAILDRIDSAGSVFLGPHTPVAAGDYASGTNHVLPTNGGARVTGGLSVETFLRSTTVQRLSESGLEEIGETVTTLAEAEGLSAHAESVRARTERDERRE encoded by the coding sequence ATGAACCTACAGGTACGCGAGGTCCCCGACCTCGGTCCCGACGAGCGCGTGGCCCTCTTTGAGCGCGACGCCGGCATCGACGCCGTCCGCGAGGACGTCCGCGGAATCGTCGACCGCGTCCGTGAAGAAGGAGACGTCGCTGTCCGGGAATTCTGCGAGGAGTTCGACGACGTCACCGTGGGCAACCTGAACATCACCGACGAGTGCGAGCGTGCTCACGAGGGGCTCGACGACGAGATGCTCACAGCGATTCGAACTGCAGCCCAAAACGTTCGGGAGTTCCACAAAGAACAGGTGCCGGAGGACTGGCGCCGGGAGTTCTCGCCCGGCCGCGAGTTGGGACGGCGATTCCGACCGATCGACCGCGTCGGCGTCTACGTCCCCGGCGGGGCCGCGGCCTACCCGTCGAGTGCGATCATGGGCGTCGTCCCGGCGGTCGTCGCCGGCGTCGAGCACGTCTCCGTCGTGACGCCGCCCGCTGAAGAGATAAGCGACGTGACGCTGGCTGCAATTCACGAAGCCGGTGCGGACGCGGTCTACAGCGTCGGCGGTGCACAGGCGATCGCCGCCCTCGCCTACGGCACCGAGTCGATCACGCGGGTCCAGAAGATCGTCGGTCCCGGCAACCGCTGGGTGACCGCCGCGAAGGCCGAGGTCCGAGGTGACGTCGAGATCGACTTCCTGGCCGGCCCGAGCGAGATCGTGACTGTCGCCGACGAGACCGCGCCGCCGGCGCTCGTCGCAGCAGATCTCCTCGCGCAGGCCGAACACGATCCCAACTCCCCGGTGATCGCGATCACGGACGATCGAGACACCGCCGAGTCGCTCGTCGCCGAACTGGAAGCGCGCGCGCCGAACTGCGAGCGCGCCGAGATCGTCTGCGAGTCACTCGACAACGACGCCAGCGGGGTCTTCCTCGCCCGGTCGATGAGCGAGGCGATCCTCTTTACCGAGGAGTACGCACCCGAGCACCTCTCGATCGTCGCCGAGGACGAGGAGGCGATCTTAGACCGGATCGACAGCGCTGGTAGCGTCTTCCTCGGCCCTCACACGCCCGTCGCGGCTGGCGACTACGCCAGTGGAACCAACCACGTTCTCCCGACGAACGGTGGTGCACGGGTTACTGGCGGCCTCTCCGTCGAAACCTTCCTCCGGTCGACGACGGTGCAGCGCCTCTCGGAGTCGGGGCTCGAAGAGATCGGTGAGACGGTTACGACGCTCGCCGAAGCCGAGGGGCTCTCGGCCCACGCCGAGAGTGTCCGTGCGCGGACCGAACGGGACGAACGACGCGAGTGA
- a CDS encoding metal-dependent hydrolase: protein MWPWEHAIMGYVAYSLLSRVVYRDTPGGLDAFAAVFASVLPDLIDKPLAWEFGVFDGGYAIGHSIFFAVPLAIAVGVLARERGRPRSGLAFGLGYLLHLPADVVDAYLREDVVLVELMLWPVATVGDGGHNHGFQAYVEILLGGYLDNLLSGDPSTYLLAQVGLGIAALLLWLADGAPVLREFVETVTQTRRRLHG, encoded by the coding sequence ATGTGGCCTTGGGAACATGCAATCATGGGGTACGTCGCGTACTCGCTTCTCTCTCGCGTCGTTTACCGGGACACTCCGGGTGGACTCGACGCATTTGCAGCCGTCTTCGCGTCGGTGCTCCCCGATCTAATCGACAAGCCACTGGCCTGGGAGTTCGGCGTCTTCGACGGTGGGTACGCGATTGGCCACTCGATATTTTTCGCCGTCCCGCTCGCAATCGCGGTCGGCGTGCTCGCTCGGGAACGCGGGCGCCCGCGGTCGGGACTGGCGTTCGGGCTCGGGTACCTGCTTCACCTGCCCGCAGATGTCGTCGACGCGTACCTGCGCGAAGACGTGGTTCTCGTCGAACTGATGCTGTGGCCGGTCGCGACCGTCGGCGACGGCGGACACAACCACGGGTTCCAAGCGTACGTCGAGATCTTACTCGGCGGCTACCTGGATAACCTCCTCTCGGGCGATCCGTCGACGTATCTCCTGGCACAGGTCGGACTCGGGATCGCCGCCCTGTTGCTGTGGCTCGCCGATGGCGCCCCAGTTCTCCGGGAGTTCGTCGAAACCGTCACCCAAACCAGACGGAGGCTTCACGGCTGA
- a CDS encoding winged helix-turn-helix domain-containing protein, translating into MSEECDLSTLLDILDDEYARAILTETSVEPMSASTLSERCDASLPTIYRRLETLEGCRLVTEETNLASDGNHYSVYRANLDGFELSLDEGEFSYEVSYREEDVADRFTTMWEELR; encoded by the coding sequence GTGAGTGAGGAGTGCGATCTTTCGACGTTGCTCGACATTTTAGACGACGAGTACGCACGGGCGATCCTCACCGAGACGAGCGTCGAACCCATGTCTGCCAGCACCCTGAGCGAACGCTGTGACGCGTCGCTTCCCACGATCTACCGGCGCCTCGAGACCCTCGAGGGGTGTCGGCTCGTCACCGAAGAGACGAACCTCGCATCGGACGGCAACCACTACAGCGTCTACCGGGCGAACTTAGACGGCTTCGAGCTGTCACTCGATGAGGGCGAATTCAGCTACGAAGTCAGCTACCGCGAGGAAGACGTCGCGGACCGATTCACCACGATGTGGGAGGAACTGCGATGA
- a CDS encoding TlpA family protein disulfide reductase, with product MERRELLVGGAGLAALASGAAFAVTRRSGSTTNGDDEVAGDDENGEPNPPFELRTIDPDDDTVTVPDQEGVSVVNVTRSHCPTGEGQIETLSSVASDLREDGIEDVQLVTVADMSASPDEADFREWWDDTDGDWTLALDADDVVADYYRIEDLPTTVVIDREGSIHWRGEGSLGSGTVSTRIRELVESDES from the coding sequence ATGGAACGCCGCGAGCTACTCGTCGGCGGTGCCGGGCTGGCAGCGCTGGCAAGCGGCGCCGCATTCGCCGTGACCCGTCGCTCGGGGTCGACGACGAACGGCGACGACGAAGTGGCCGGGGACGACGAAAACGGGGAGCCCAACCCACCGTTCGAGCTCCGGACTATCGATCCGGACGACGACACTGTGACCGTCCCTGACCAGGAGGGTGTCAGCGTGGTAAACGTCACCAGGAGCCACTGTCCAACGGGAGAAGGGCAGATTGAAACGCTTTCTTCGGTTGCCAGCGATCTCCGCGAGGACGGAATCGAGGATGTACAGTTGGTGACGGTCGCAGACATGAGTGCCAGTCCAGACGAGGCCGATTTCCGAGAGTGGTGGGACGACACTGACGGCGACTGGACGCTGGCACTTGACGCAGACGATGTCGTCGCCGACTACTACAGAATTGAGGACCTACCGACGACGGTCGTGATAGACCGCGAAGGATCGATCCACTGGCGAGGCGAGGGGTCGCTTGGAAGCGGAACGGTTTCGACGCGTATCCGAGAACTCGTCGAGTCGGACGAGAGCTGA
- a CDS encoding ribonuclease H-like domain-containing protein, with protein MRIENSFIPVPGVGEATERRLWEHGITHWDEFDGSVVGETLADRIDQFIAEGRRHLEQDNLAFFAESLPTSSQWRLYENARSEACFLDIETTGLDATCNDVTTVSVYRGGEMTTLVRGDDLERSRLQAELDAASLLVTFNGKRFDVPFLEECYDVDASTPHVDLMYSCQSLGLDGGLKRIERDLGIERDRPDITGRDAVRLWREYERGDEGALETLVAYNRADTENLQTVMEIVSNRLHRSVFEAIAGPRDGDVR; from the coding sequence ATGCGAATCGAGAACAGTTTCATCCCGGTACCCGGCGTCGGCGAAGCGACCGAGCGCCGGCTCTGGGAGCACGGCATCACTCACTGGGACGAGTTCGACGGCAGCGTCGTCGGCGAGACGCTGGCCGACCGGATCGATCAGTTCATCGCGGAAGGGCGTCGACACCTCGAGCAGGATAACCTCGCCTTTTTCGCCGAATCGCTGCCCACGTCGAGCCAGTGGCGACTCTACGAGAATGCCCGTTCCGAGGCGTGCTTTCTGGACATCGAGACGACTGGGCTCGATGCGACGTGCAACGACGTGACCACCGTCAGCGTCTATCGCGGCGGCGAGATGACGACGCTGGTTCGTGGCGATGACCTAGAACGGAGTCGCCTACAGGCCGAACTCGACGCCGCCTCGCTACTCGTCACCTTCAACGGCAAGCGTTTCGACGTCCCGTTTCTCGAGGAGTGTTACGACGTGGACGCCTCGACACCGCACGTCGACCTCATGTACTCCTGTCAGAGCCTCGGACTCGATGGCGGGTTGAAACGGATCGAGCGCGACCTTGGGATCGAACGTGACCGCCCCGACATCACCGGCCGGGACGCGGTGCGCCTCTGGCGAGAGTACGAACGCGGCGACGAGGGTGCTCTCGAGACGCTCGTTGCGTACAACCGGGCCGATACGGAGAACCTGCAGACGGTGATGGAGATCGTTTCGAATCGCCTCCACCGGTCGGTCTTCGAAGCGATCGCCGGACCGAGAGATGGGGACGTACGCTAA
- a CDS encoding nucleic acid-binding protein gives MAAARYADGSISYPVHPIGPDGSEPVETIDLSEYTAEVVTWTTSTATPPGVRAPNTIAIVEFEVPDDDSDDGEPVRAIGQVTTDEVEVGDEVRPVYVEELRDPEAGIKVPESQEWDGYRFEPV, from the coding sequence ATGGCGGCAGCCCGGTACGCTGACGGATCGATCAGCTACCCCGTCCATCCGATCGGCCCCGACGGTTCCGAGCCCGTCGAGACGATCGACCTGAGTGAGTACACCGCGGAGGTCGTCACCTGGACGACCAGCACGGCAACGCCGCCAGGCGTCCGTGCGCCGAACACGATCGCGATCGTGGAGTTCGAGGTTCCTGATGACGATTCGGACGACGGCGAGCCAGTCCGAGCGATTGGCCAGGTGACGACCGACGAGGTTGAGGTCGGTGACGAGGTCAGACCGGTCTACGTCGAGGAGTTGCGTGATCCCGAGGCCGGGATCAAGGTACCTGAGAGCCAGGAGTGGGACGGCTACCGGTTCGAGCCGGTCTGA
- a CDS encoding thiolase family protein, with protein sequence MERVAIIGASMTQFGQRDAWIRELLSEAGAACLDDAGVEPNALDHLYVSNMASGEFEGQGGIMNAVAHDLGALPAYTERIDQTSSSGGAGIFAAYRSIASGTSEMTLLIGGEKMTHRTTAESTDVIASITHPAEYKHGVTLPSFAGMTARHYLERFDAPRESLAKVAQKNHKNGVDNPHAQFRKEVDVETILDSPIVADPLRLYDFCPITDGSAALLFCPESVAKEYTDEYAVIAGVDGATDTHVVHERADPTVMNGVVDSGQGAYEMSGYGPEDIDVAELHDMFTILEFLQMEGLGFAEQGEAWKRVEAGDTERDAELPINTSGGLKSKGHPLGASGVAQGVEIYEQLVGEAGPRQVDAEVGLCCNVGGFGNCVITTIMEAPA encoded by the coding sequence ATGGAACGTGTCGCGATCATCGGCGCCTCGATGACCCAGTTCGGGCAGCGAGACGCCTGGATTCGAGAGTTACTGTCGGAGGCGGGGGCGGCCTGCCTCGACGACGCCGGAGTCGAACCGAACGCGCTCGACCACCTCTACGTCTCGAACATGGCCAGCGGCGAGTTCGAGGGACAGGGCGGGATCATGAACGCTGTCGCCCACGATCTGGGGGCGCTGCCGGCGTACACCGAGCGCATCGACCAGACGAGTTCGAGCGGTGGGGCGGGGATCTTCGCCGCCTACCGCTCGATTGCGAGTGGGACGAGCGAGATGACGCTGCTGATCGGCGGCGAGAAGATGACCCACCGGACGACGGCGGAGTCGACGGACGTTATCGCCTCGATCACCCACCCGGCGGAGTACAAACACGGCGTGACGCTACCCTCGTTTGCGGGAATGACCGCTCGCCACTATCTCGAACGGTTCGACGCGCCCCGAGAGAGTCTGGCGAAAGTGGCACAGAAGAACCACAAGAACGGCGTGGACAACCCCCACGCGCAGTTCCGGAAGGAAGTCGACGTCGAGACGATCCTCGACTCGCCGATCGTCGCGGATCCACTCCGCTTGTACGACTTCTGCCCAATTACCGACGGCAGCGCCGCGTTGCTGTTCTGTCCGGAATCCGTCGCCAAGGAGTATACAGACGAGTACGCGGTGATCGCCGGCGTCGATGGCGCGACGGACACTCACGTCGTCCACGAGCGCGCCGACCCGACGGTGATGAACGGCGTCGTCGATAGCGGCCAGGGGGCCTACGAGATGAGCGGTTACGGGCCCGAGGATATCGACGTCGCGGAGCTTCACGATATGTTTACCATCCTCGAATTCCTCCAGATGGAGGGGCTTGGCTTCGCAGAACAGGGTGAGGCCTGGAAGCGCGTCGAGGCCGGCGACACCGAGCGCGACGCCGAGTTGCCGATCAACACCTCCGGCGGGCTCAAGTCGAAGGGCCACCCCTTAGGCGCCAGTGGCGTCGCTCAGGGCGTCGAGATCTACGAGCAACTCGTTGGCGAGGCCGGTCCCCGACAGGTCGATGCCGAGGTCGGCCTCTGTTGTAACGTGGGTGGCTTTGGCAACTGTGTTATCACCACCATCATGGAGGCACCAGCATGA
- the hflX gene encoding GTPase HflX — translation MTAIIAKRVDDGVPDTTEIRDLARAAGYEVVGEVTQSRTADAALQLGEGKAEELAELVARTGATTVIFDNRLGPYQTYNLGQLLPDGVEVVDRFTLILEIFGQRAHTRKAQLQVELAELRYELPRAEAKTSLAKREEHPGFMGLGEYDESRERDIKAQISRIKDELAQIEQTEQQRRERRRASGFDLVALAGYTNAGKSTLLRRLADDLAIDENEDLHPDLDATAESEDDLFTTLGTTTRRADIEPRNVLVTDTVGFVSDLPHWLVESFKSTLDSVYRADLVLLVVDVSEPIEEIHEKLVTCHDTLYERNEAPIVTVLNKIDRVDEDELAEKREALSALAPNPVTVSAREGTNVDALVDRIDHELPDWEEERLVLPMTDETMSLVSWIHDNAHVDDVAYGDDDVVISFEARPAVISQARSRASDLQAPSA, via the coding sequence ATGACGGCTATCATTGCCAAGCGCGTCGACGACGGCGTTCCCGACACCACGGAGATTCGCGACCTCGCTCGCGCTGCAGGCTACGAGGTCGTCGGTGAGGTCACCCAGAGCCGGACGGCCGACGCCGCCCTCCAGCTCGGGGAAGGGAAAGCCGAGGAGCTCGCCGAACTCGTCGCCCGAACCGGCGCGACCACGGTCATCTTCGACAACCGGTTGGGACCCTACCAGACGTACAATCTGGGGCAGCTCCTGCCAGACGGCGTCGAGGTCGTCGACCGATTTACGCTGATCCTCGAGATCTTCGGCCAGCGCGCCCACACCCGCAAGGCCCAGCTCCAGGTCGAGCTCGCCGAACTCCGCTACGAGCTGCCCCGCGCAGAAGCCAAGACGAGCCTCGCAAAGCGCGAGGAACACCCCGGATTCATGGGGCTTGGCGAGTACGACGAGAGCCGCGAGCGGGACATCAAAGCCCAGATCAGCCGGATCAAAGACGAGCTCGCCCAGATCGAGCAGACCGAACAGCAACGCCGGGAGCGCCGGCGCGCCTCGGGGTTCGATCTGGTCGCGCTGGCGGGCTACACGAACGCCGGCAAGTCGACGCTGCTTCGTCGCCTCGCCGACGATCTGGCGATCGACGAAAACGAGGATCTGCATCCGGATCTCGACGCGACCGCCGAGTCCGAAGACGACCTGTTCACCACACTCGGGACGACGACTCGCCGAGCCGACATTGAGCCACGCAACGTGCTCGTCACCGACACCGTCGGGTTCGTCAGCGATCTCCCCCACTGGCTCGTCGAATCGTTCAAGTCGACGCTCGACTCGGTCTACCGGGCCGATCTCGTCTTGCTCGTCGTCGACGTCAGCGAGCCGATCGAGGAGATCCACGAGAAGCTCGTCACCTGTCACGACACACTCTACGAGCGAAACGAGGCGCCGATCGTGACGGTGTTGAACAAGATCGACCGCGTCGACGAAGACGAACTCGCAGAGAAGCGTGAGGCGCTCTCGGCGCTGGCGCCGAACCCGGTGACTGTGAGCGCTCGCGAGGGAACCAACGTCGACGCGTTGGTCGACCGTATCGACCACGAACTCCCCGACTGGGAGGAAGAGCGACTCGTCTTACCGATGACCGACGAGACGATGAGTCTCGTCTCTTGGATCCACGACAACGCCCACGTCGACGACGTCGCCTACGGTGACGACGACGTGGTCATCTCCTTCGAGGCGCGGCCCGCAGTCATCTCGCAGGCCCGATCGCGTGCGAGCGATCTGCAGGCGCCGTCAGCCTGA
- a CDS encoding FUN14 domain-containing protein: MSSIEPTMLGFEFAASMVLGAIIGYGTKRIAKVLAVVIGVQLVVFRYLESQGIVVVHWDRLTAGLAGAQEDVEQAGTDWLDTAVTTLSVGVGFTAGFLIGYHRG, translated from the coding sequence ATGAGTTCCATCGAGCCGACCATGCTCGGCTTCGAGTTCGCCGCGAGCATGGTTCTGGGGGCGATTATTGGCTACGGGACGAAACGCATCGCGAAAGTGTTGGCCGTCGTCATCGGCGTCCAGCTGGTCGTCTTTCGGTACCTCGAGTCCCAGGGCATCGTCGTCGTCCACTGGGACCGACTGACCGCCGGACTGGCTGGCGCCCAGGAAGACGTCGAGCAAGCGGGTACAGACTGGCTCGACACCGCCGTGACGACACTCTCGGTCGGCGTCGGCTTCACTGCCGGCTTTCTGATCGGTTATCACAGAGGGTAG
- a CDS encoding ribosome assembly factor SBDS, translating to MISLDEAVTARLESHGERFEVLVDPDAALAIKRGEFDDDLEDVIAAEDVFEDASRGDRPAESDLETVFETTDPLAIIPEVIQRGEIQITADQRREMQEQKRKQLINTIARNAINPQMDDAPHPPERIENALEEAGFTVDPMEPVENQVDDALDDLRPVIPIRFEEVTIAVQIPPEYAGSAQAKIRQFGELEREEWQPDGSWVGAITFPAGMQNEFYDVVNEHTSGEAETQMVKDKDDLKTR from the coding sequence ATGATATCGCTCGACGAGGCGGTGACGGCGCGACTCGAGTCACACGGGGAGCGCTTCGAAGTGCTCGTAGACCCGGACGCAGCGCTCGCGATCAAGCGCGGTGAGTTCGACGACGATCTCGAAGACGTCATCGCCGCGGAGGACGTCTTCGAGGACGCCTCCCGCGGCGATCGACCGGCCGAGAGCGACCTCGAGACAGTTTTCGAGACCACGGATCCCTTAGCGATCATTCCGGAGGTCATCCAGCGCGGGGAGATACAGATCACGGCCGACCAGCGCCGCGAGATGCAAGAGCAAAAGCGAAAGCAGCTGATCAACACCATCGCGCGAAACGCGATCAATCCGCAAATGGACGACGCGCCCCATCCGCCCGAACGCATCGAGAACGCTCTAGAAGAGGCCGGCTTCACGGTCGACCCGATGGAGCCGGTCGAAAACCAGGTCGACGATGCTCTCGATGATCTGCGACCGGTGATCCCGATCCGATTCGAGGAGGTCACCATCGCCGTCCAGATTCCCCCGGAGTACGCCGGCAGTGCCCAGGCAAAGATCCGTCAGTTCGGCGAGTTAGAGCGCGAAGAGTGGCAGCCCGACGGCTCGTGGGTCGGCGCGATCACGTTCCCCGCGGGGATGCAAAACGAGTTCTACGACGTCGTCAACGAGCACACGAGCGGCGAGGCCGAAACGCAGATGGTCAAGGACAAAGACGACCTCAAGACGCGATAG
- the psmA gene encoding archaeal proteasome endopeptidase complex subunit alpha, with protein MQGQAQQQAYDRGITIFSPDGRLYQVEYAREAVKRGTASIGIRTDGGVVLAVDKRIPSPLLEDSSVEKIHKADDHVGVASAGHVADARQLIDFARRQAQVNHLRYGEPIGVETLTKNVTDHIQQYTQVGGARPFGVALIVGGIENGEPRLFETDPSGTPYEWKALAVGADRGDLQSYLEENYDESADLDAGIALALDALASVNEGSLLPTEVGLATIDAETESFDQFTDDRIEEYLTENDLLDDGEDADEE; from the coding sequence ATGCAGGGACAAGCCCAACAGCAGGCGTACGACCGTGGCATCACGATCTTCTCACCAGACGGGCGACTCTACCAGGTCGAGTACGCCCGCGAGGCGGTCAAACGTGGCACCGCGAGCATCGGTATCCGAACCGACGGCGGCGTCGTGCTAGCCGTCGACAAGCGGATCCCCTCCCCGCTGCTCGAGGACTCGAGCGTCGAGAAGATCCACAAGGCAGACGACCACGTCGGCGTCGCCAGCGCGGGCCACGTCGCCGACGCCCGCCAGCTGATCGACTTCGCGCGCCGCCAGGCCCAGGTCAACCACCTGCGCTACGGCGAGCCCATCGGCGTCGAGACGCTCACGAAGAACGTCACCGACCACATCCAGCAGTACACCCAGGTCGGCGGCGCCCGCCCGTTCGGCGTCGCCCTGATCGTCGGCGGTATCGAGAACGGCGAGCCGCGCCTGTTCGAGACCGATCCCTCCGGTACGCCCTACGAGTGGAAGGCACTCGCCGTCGGCGCCGACCGTGGCGACCTCCAGAGCTATCTGGAGGAGAACTACGATGAATCGGCCGATCTCGACGCTGGCATCGCCCTCGCACTCGACGCACTCGCCTCCGTCAACGAGGGCTCGCTGTTGCCCACCGAGGTCGGTCTCGCGACGATCGACGCCGAGACCGAGTCCTTCGACCAGTTCACGGACGACCGCATCGAGGAGTACCTGACGGAGAACGACCTGCTCGACGACGGCGAGGACGCCGACGAAGAGTAA
- a CDS encoding ribonuclease P: MKHLPKHLRPRWRYLAVGIESWPDADVGRRAFQREVWYAGQNLLGDPGSAHADLSVVRFAFQDGDGEALVKVRRGEEDAARAALACVDEVDGSPVGIAIRGISGTIRAAEEKFLGRREQVPAERNVVFENEERVGLERNGSVDLQRGDAFVGATDLDLV; this comes from the coding sequence ATGAAGCACCTCCCCAAGCACCTCCGGCCGCGGTGGCGCTACCTCGCCGTCGGCATCGAGTCCTGGCCAGACGCCGACGTCGGCCGCCGGGCGTTTCAGCGCGAGGTCTGGTACGCCGGGCAGAATCTGCTGGGCGACCCCGGGAGCGCCCACGCTGACCTCTCTGTCGTTCGATTCGCGTTCCAAGACGGCGATGGTGAGGCACTCGTGAAGGTTCGACGCGGGGAAGAAGACGCGGCGCGGGCGGCGCTGGCTTGCGTCGACGAGGTGGATGGTTCGCCGGTCGGAATCGCTATCCGCGGTATCAGTGGCACGATCCGTGCCGCTGAAGAAAAGTTTTTAGGTAGACGTGAGCAAGTTCCGGCAGAGAGAAACGTCGTGTTCGAGAACGAAGAGCGGGTTGGACTCGAGCGGAACGGCTCCGTCGATCTCCAACGTGGCGACGCGTTCGTCGGCGCGACAGACCTCGATTTAGTGTGA
- a CDS encoding class I SAM-dependent methyltransferase, producing the protein MKKTLEEHASRFDDHASAYDESTATEHRACASLVVEHAAPSADDVVLDMGTGTGAIALALADDAERVVGRDISEEMMARAREKADERGLENVTFDHGTFREPNVAGAVDAESSETPRAHARSAGVDIITSNFAMHHVDDDAKREAIAVAADLGPRRFVLGDIMFFDEPDPSASFYDPAVDDPATVGVLADALTDAGFSLTAVERVDDQVGVLVAERAPLEGAAVADAPEGAVDEVGDGDRDG; encoded by the coding sequence ATGAAGAAGACGCTTGAGGAGCACGCCAGTCGGTTCGACGACCACGCATCGGCGTACGACGAGTCGACGGCGACCGAACACCGAGCCTGTGCGAGTCTCGTCGTTGAGCATGCGGCGCCGTCGGCCGACGACGTCGTCTTAGACATGGGAACGGGGACCGGCGCAATCGCACTCGCGCTCGCCGACGATGCCGAGCGCGTCGTCGGTCGGGACATCAGCGAGGAGATGATGGCCCGTGCCAGAGAGAAGGCCGACGAGCGCGGACTCGAGAACGTGACGTTCGACCACGGGACCTTCCGTGAGCCCAACGTCGCGGGAGCCGTCGACGCCGAGTCCTCGGAGACGCCCCGAGCCCACGCTCGCTCTGCTGGCGTCGATATCATCACATCGAACTTCGCGATGCATCACGTAGACGACGACGCCAAGCGAGAGGCAATTGCGGTTGCCGCCGACCTCGGGCCCCGACGGTTCGTCCTCGGTGACATCATGTTCTTCGACGAGCCCGATCCCTCGGCCTCGTTTTACGATCCTGCGGTCGACGACCCTGCGACCGTCGGCGTGCTGGCGGACGCGCTCACCGACGCCGGCTTCTCGCTGACCGCAGTCGAACGCGTCGACGACCAGGTCGGCGTGCTGGTGGCCGAACGAGCACCGCTTGAGGGAGCGGCGGTAGCCGACGCACCGGAGGGGGCCGTCGACGAGGTCGGCGACGGCGACCGCGACGGATGA